The following proteins are co-located in the Leptidea sinapis chromosome 30, ilLepSina1.1, whole genome shotgun sequence genome:
- the LOC126973812 gene encoding lipopolysaccharide-induced tumor necrosis factor-alpha factor homolog: MGSESHNYPPQQPPPYPGHQQPSYPVTNQPQVNIIRGPTIVPVIVNSMGPASTVTVCQSCGQHISTRVERIPSMRTHLFAILLCLVGCWPCACVPYCVDTCNNAEHYCPNCNSYIGSYLGA; this comes from the exons ATGGGCTCTGAATCTCACAATTACCCACCTCAGCAACCTCCACCGTACCCTGGCCATCAACAGCCTTCCTACCCAGTCACGAACCAACCCCAGGTGAATATAATACGTGGACCGACCATAGTTCCAGTCATTGTCAACAGTATGGGACCAGCTTCGACAGTAACAGTGTGTCAATCTTGCGGCCAACACATCAGTACTCGAGTCGAGAGGATACCTTCAATGAGAACTCATTTGTTCGCTATTCTTTTATGTTTAGTTGG aTGCTGGCCCTGCGCGTGTGTACCGTATTGTGTTGATACTTGTAATAACGCTGAACATTATTGTCCTAACTgtaattcatatattggttCATACTTAGGTGCTTAA
- the LOC126973801 gene encoding uncharacterized protein LOC126973801 isoform X7, with product MTTASNNTSQEPPPYLGLQQSIDPAASQPILEVPHDERVINIISKTLAPNEKLIVCGSCWQYINIRPSTKIGNNNNLSQEASLNSDPLQPSDPVMSQPQLEVPHGLTGISEINIISNTLGPSSQIIVCFTCNQHKSTQFERKNFTRTSCYIGSEKSTATTTNTKLSSSQQLPPYSGLKVQRRLTGGPIININSNTLQPHAQITVKKKSSIRISFLLGSQPQVKLPHGLTEAPVINILHNTLGPNCIITVGCFCRQQISTRVESKPSVRIVSCLIGSKMDSESNNDPFQKLTEKPIVNINSNTMGTDAQIIVCDSNGIQIIQVEGKPSKSSYFFAIFSYLIRCWSCARYPNNSEQY from the exons ATGACGACCGCATCTAATAACACATCCCAGGAACCCCCTCCGTATCTTGGTCTTCAACAGTCTATCGACCCAGCCGCAAGCCAGCCGATTTTGGAAGTACCGCATGATGAACGAGTCATCAACATCATCAGCAAAACTTTGGCACCAAATGAAAAACTAATAGTATGCGGGTCTTGCTGGCAATATATCAATATTCGACCCAG TACAAAAATAGGCAATAACAATAACCTATCCCAGGAGGCTTCATTAAATTCTGATCCTCTACAGCCTTCCGATCCAGTCATGAGCCAGCCCCAACTAGAGGTACCACATGGACTGACTGGAATATCTGAAATTAATATCATCAGCAACACATTGGGACCCAGCTCTCAAATTATAGTCTGCTTTACTTGCAACCAACATAAAAGTACACAATTTGAGAGGAAAAATTTCACGAGAACTTCGTGTTACATTGG ATCAGAAAAGAGCACTGCTACTACAACTAATACTAAACTAAGCTCATCCCAGCAACTGCCACCTTACTCTGGTCTTAAAGTACAGCGTCGTCTGACTGGTGGTCCTATCATTAACATCAACAGCAACACATTACAACCCCACGCTCAAATAACAGTGAAGAAGAAAAGTTCTATTAGAATTTCATTTTTACTTGG GAGCCAGCCTCAGGTGAAGTTACCGCATGGACTGACTGAAGCGCCTGTCATCAACATTCTTCACAACACATTGGGACCTAACTGTATAATAACAGTCGGCTGTTTTTGCCGCCAACAGATCAGTACTCGAGTAGAGAGTAAACCTTCTGTGAGGATTGTCTCATGTTTAATTGG ATCAAAAATGGACAGTGAATCTAACAATGACCCCTTTCAAAAACTGACTGAAAAACCCATCGTTAACATAAATAGCAACACAATGGGAACCGACGCTCAAATAATAGTCTGCGACTCTAATGGCATCCAAATCATACAAGTGGAGGGGAAACCTTCTAAGAGTTCTTATTTCTTCgcaattttttcatatttaatccg ATGCTGGTCGTGTGCCCGTTACCCTAACAACTCTGAACAATATTGA